One window of Desulfovibrio subterraneus genomic DNA carries:
- the coaD gene encoding pantetheine-phosphate adenylyltransferase: MDHKGERIAVYPGTFDPLTNGHVSLIKRGRHIFDKVIVAVANDTPKSPLFSITERVAMAEEVFKDHDDIVVEPFSGLLVDYVERRGACVILRGLRAVSDFEYEFQLALMNRKLKRHIQTVFLMTDYQWLYISSTIVKAAAKLGGDIKGLVPDNVYRKLREKYGYPYPLNM; encoded by the coding sequence ATGGACCACAAGGGAGAACGGATAGCCGTCTATCCCGGCACCTTCGATCCGCTGACCAACGGACACGTCAGTCTCATCAAGCGTGGCCGCCATATCTTCGACAAGGTGATCGTGGCCGTGGCCAACGATACCCCCAAGTCGCCGCTGTTCTCCATTACCGAGCGGGTGGCCATGGCGGAAGAGGTATTCAAGGACCATGACGACATCGTCGTGGAACCTTTTTCCGGCCTGCTGGTGGACTATGTGGAGCGTCGCGGAGCCTGTGTCATTCTGCGCGGGCTGCGGGCTGTTTCGGATTTCGAATACGAATTCCAGCTCGCGCTCATGAACCGCAAGCTCAAGCGCCACATACAGACCGTGTTTCTGATGACCGACTACCAGTGGCTCTACATCAGCTCCACCATCGTCAAGGCTGCGGCCAAGCTCGGCGGAGACATAAAGGGGCTGGTGCCGGACAACGTATATCGCAAGCTGCGCGAGAAATACGGGTATCCCTACCCGTTGAACATGTAA
- the rsmD gene encoding 16S rRNA (guanine(966)-N(2))-methyltransferase RsmD: protein MRIIAGEYGGRSLKTTEGPGYRPATSKVRQAVFSMLESRGLYWPDVRVLDLFAGSGALTFEALSRGAQEGWFVEMNKKAAALITENAVKLGVAPDRYRVFAEDMKNVVSKRASEPFDLIFIDPPYGFNFLTPALTAVLRFGWLAEGGFICAEVESKLPLPPETEHPDLELIANRAYGQTRILLWTTRENG, encoded by the coding sequence ATGCGAATCATTGCTGGTGAATACGGAGGCAGAAGCCTCAAGACCACAGAGGGACCGGGATACCGGCCTGCCACGTCCAAAGTGCGGCAGGCAGTGTTCTCCATGCTGGAGTCGCGCGGCCTGTACTGGCCTGACGTGCGCGTACTGGATCTTTTTGCGGGCAGCGGCGCTCTGACCTTCGAGGCTCTCAGCCGCGGGGCGCAAGAAGGCTGGTTTGTGGAAATGAACAAGAAGGCGGCGGCGCTGATTACGGAAAACGCCGTCAAACTGGGCGTTGCGCCCGACCGGTATCGCGTGTTTGCCGAAGACATGAAGAATGTGGTGAGCAAACGGGCGTCCGAGCCTTTCGATCTCATTTTCATCGACCCGCCATACGGTTTCAACTTCCTGACACCGGCGCTCACGGCCGTGCTTCGTTTCGGCTGGCTGGCCGAAGGCGGCTTCATTTGCGCCGAGGTGGAGTCCAAGCTCCCCCTGCCGCCGGAAACCGAACACCCCGATCTGGAACTCATCGCCAACAGGGCCTACGGGCAGACAAGGATTTTGCTATGGACCACAAGGGAGAACGGATAG
- a CDS encoding MBL fold metallo-hydrolase RNA specificity domain-containing protein has product MKIQFLGAAQTVTGSCYMIETDDKRFAIDCGMHQGNKEIEKRNVDTDIYEPARIDFFLVTHAHIDHTGLLPRMARMGFKGKIYCTEPTRDLLEIMLQDSAHIQEMEAEWATKKQSRKGKKPVEPLYTQDDAARVSRFFETVEYNQPFEPCPGVRVTYRDAGHILGSAFLEVQVKENGDSTRMVFSGDLGRPNQLMVNDPDEPGIADYLFLESTYGDRNHKDSGTSRVELAEAIAYSYGHGEKVIIPAFAVERTQEVLYTLYLLDKEGKLPKDMPIYLDSPLAIRATEIFRKHPKYMDDELRKIIESGEDPLDLPNLRFTLKTHESTALNTMDGPAIIISASGMCNAGRVKHHLRHNIWKDGASIVFVGYQGQGTPGRKIVDGAQTVRLFGEDVAIRAKVFTIGGFSGHAGQSQILDWVKSIARPEMEVFLVHGEEMSQRTLAGLLKEQFGVSVNIPEYLEELMLKPGKIVETIVDSQRAQPRVDWLFLIGETESKMAQLRKRLEKVEEKDWMEQVEIRDRLVELNSEILSFLSQV; this is encoded by the coding sequence ATGAAGATACAGTTTCTCGGAGCTGCGCAAACCGTAACCGGCTCCTGCTACATGATAGAAACGGACGACAAGCGCTTTGCCATCGACTGCGGTATGCATCAGGGCAACAAGGAAATTGAAAAACGCAACGTTGATACCGATATATACGAACCTGCACGGATAGACTTCTTTCTTGTTACGCACGCACATATCGATCATACCGGTCTGCTCCCCCGCATGGCCCGCATGGGCTTCAAGGGAAAGATATATTGCACGGAACCCACGCGGGACCTGCTGGAAATAATGCTGCAGGACAGCGCCCACATTCAGGAAATGGAAGCCGAGTGGGCCACCAAAAAGCAGAGCCGCAAGGGCAAGAAGCCCGTGGAACCTCTGTATACGCAGGATGATGCGGCCCGTGTTTCCAGATTTTTTGAAACGGTTGAATACAACCAGCCGTTTGAACCATGTCCCGGTGTGAGAGTAACCTACCGCGATGCCGGTCATATTCTCGGCTCTGCCTTCCTTGAAGTGCAGGTGAAAGAAAACGGCGACAGCACCCGCATGGTTTTCTCCGGCGACCTTGGGCGTCCCAACCAGCTGATGGTGAATGATCCCGATGAACCCGGCATTGCCGATTACCTGTTCCTCGAATCCACCTACGGCGACCGTAACCACAAGGACAGCGGCACCAGCCGCGTGGAACTGGCCGAAGCCATTGCCTACAGCTACGGGCATGGTGAAAAGGTCATTATTCCCGCCTTTGCCGTGGAACGCACGCAGGAAGTGCTCTACACGCTGTACCTGCTGGATAAGGAAGGCAAGCTGCCCAAGGATATGCCCATATATCTGGACAGCCCGCTGGCCATTCGCGCAACGGAAATTTTCAGAAAACATCCCAAGTATATGGATGACGAGTTGCGCAAGATCATCGAGTCCGGCGAAGACCCGCTTGATCTGCCCAACCTGCGCTTTACGCTGAAGACGCATGAATCCACCGCTCTTAACACCATGGATGGTCCCGCGATCATCATCTCCGCAAGCGGCATGTGCAACGCAGGACGTGTAAAGCACCACCTGCGGCATAATATTTGGAAGGATGGCGCCTCCATCGTGTTCGTGGGCTATCAGGGACAGGGCACCCCGGGCCGCAAGATCGTGGACGGAGCGCAGACCGTGCGCCTGTTCGGCGAAGATGTTGCCATTCGCGCAAAAGTGTTTACCATCGGCGGATTCTCGGGTCATGCCGGTCAGAGCCAGATTCTGGATTGGGTCAAGTCCATTGCCCGTCCGGAGATGGAAGTTTTTCTGGTACACGGCGAAGAAATGTCGCAACGGACCCTTGCAGGGCTGTTGAAGGAACAGTTCGGCGTGTCCGTGAACATTCCCGAGTACCTTGAAGAGCTTATGCTCAAGCCCGGCAAGATTGTCGAAACCATTGTGGATTCGCAGCGGGCCCAGCCGAGAGTGGATTGGTTGTTCCTTATCGGCGAAACCGAGTCCAAGATGGCGCAGCTGCGCAAGCGTCTTGAAAAGGTCGAGGAAAAGGATTGGATGGAACAGGTCGAAATACGCGACCGCCTTGTGGAACTGAACAGCGAAATCCTGAGCTTTTTGTCTCAGGTATAG
- a CDS encoding LOG family protein, whose translation MPSSKQYVIDSLSIKESWRLFKIMSELVDGFETLSELEQCVSIFGSARVAPDSPLYQETELLARMLVEAGYGVITGGGPGIMEAGNKGASAVNGTSVGLHIHLPMEQHSNNYMNVRCNFRYFFVRKLMFIKYAMAYVVMPGGFGTLDELTEAFVLTQTNRIKPFPIILYKSEFWNGLIDWVKDQMVTGGYIKEKELDLITILDTPEEVVAHIKKHVIV comes from the coding sequence ATGCCTTCATCAAAACAGTATGTCATAGACAGCCTTTCCATTAAGGAATCGTGGCGTCTTTTCAAAATCATGTCGGAACTCGTGGACGGATTCGAAACCCTGAGCGAGCTTGAGCAGTGCGTTTCCATCTTCGGTTCTGCCCGCGTTGCACCGGATTCCCCCCTTTATCAGGAGACGGAACTGCTGGCCCGCATGCTTGTGGAAGCTGGCTACGGCGTCATCACCGGCGGCGGCCCCGGCATCATGGAAGCCGGCAACAAGGGAGCATCCGCTGTAAACGGCACCTCGGTGGGCCTGCACATACACCTGCCCATGGAACAGCACAGCAACAACTACATGAACGTGCGCTGCAACTTCCGCTACTTCTTCGTGCGCAAGCTCATGTTCATCAAATACGCCATGGCCTATGTGGTTATGCCCGGCGGCTTCGGCACTCTGGACGAACTGACGGAAGCCTTTGTTCTTACCCAGACCAACCGCATAAAGCCCTTCCCCATCATACTCTACAAGAGCGAATTCTGGAACGGCCTGATCGACTGGGTGAAGGACCAGATGGTAACCGGCGGCTACATCAAGGAAAAGGAACTGGACCTGATTACCATACTGGACACCCCGGAAGAAGTGGTGGCCCACATCAAGAAGCACGTTATTGTCTAA
- the tadA gene encoding tRNA adenosine(34) deaminase TadA, whose product MTTRRELEHCRAELTALPSGWDSWEALMRLAMEEAAKAEELGEVPVGAVLVTPDGEILARGHNRTITDNDPTAHAEILALRDAAATVRNYRVENAVLVVTLEPCMMCTGAMVHARVRGIVYGTTDPKTGVLASQMEALELPFQNHAIWHMGGVLAQECAAQLSAFFRKRREEHKLRKSDTAPC is encoded by the coding sequence ATGACAACTCGCAGGGAACTGGAACACTGCCGCGCGGAGCTGACAGCTCTGCCTTCCGGCTGGGACTCGTGGGAAGCGCTCATGCGCCTTGCCATGGAAGAAGCCGCCAAGGCCGAAGAACTGGGCGAGGTTCCCGTGGGCGCAGTGCTTGTAACTCCGGACGGCGAGATACTGGCCAGGGGACATAACCGGACCATTACCGACAATGACCCCACCGCCCATGCGGAGATACTTGCCCTGCGCGACGCCGCCGCAACCGTGCGCAACTACCGGGTGGAAAACGCCGTGCTGGTGGTTACGCTGGAGCCGTGCATGATGTGCACCGGAGCCATGGTGCATGCGCGTGTACGCGGTATTGTCTACGGCACAACCGACCCCAAGACCGGCGTGCTCGCCTCGCAGATGGAGGCTCTTGAGCTGCCGTTTCAAAACCATGCCATATGGCACATGGGCGGCGTGCTTGCGCAGGAATGCGCGGCTCAGCTCTCTGCCTTTTTCAGAAAGCGCAGAGAGGAACATAAACTGCGAAAATCCGACACCGCACCCTGTTGA
- a CDS encoding HD-GYP domain-containing protein, with product MDIQISRAELVRTLAATQDLVCPVVAGHGKRVAIFSSLIAEALGYTTKERERLMLAAELHDIGCFTLSITEMKDLHAFDVLAPEKHCAVGYILLSQSALFKDITNTILHHHVHWDATKGFDIEGNPIPLDAYIIHLADRIDISITNKHQILTEMKRIIKTITELSGTLFCPKVVRAFEDASARDAFWLHGVHSEYSTVGLQDTGEMLSTPQLLELVDILTLAIDYKSRFTSTHSSGVAASAVELGKLAGFKDTLHLQLAGQLHDLGKLIVPNEILEKNGPLTDEERAVIETHPFYTFSMLNQAKGLRDIARTASFHQDKLNGRGYPFRPVPEEYDIPARILAISDIFTALTEDRPYRAGLDESSVLGIMRKMTDELHLDPAIFALVESNYNHLNAVRHAAQIEAGNRYEEFWRETAAIMEHIHPVHRPPDN from the coding sequence ATGGACATCCAGATTTCGCGAGCAGAACTGGTAAGAACCCTCGCCGCAACTCAGGATCTGGTCTGTCCTGTAGTTGCCGGACATGGCAAGCGGGTTGCCATCTTTTCATCACTCATTGCCGAGGCACTGGGCTACACCACAAAAGAACGGGAACGCCTGATGCTTGCGGCAGAGCTGCACGACATCGGCTGCTTCACGCTTTCCATAACAGAGATGAAGGACCTGCATGCCTTTGACGTTCTTGCACCGGAGAAGCACTGTGCTGTGGGCTACATTCTTCTCAGCCAGAGTGCATTGTTCAAAGACATAACCAATACCATTCTGCACCACCATGTGCACTGGGATGCGACAAAAGGCTTTGATATCGAAGGCAACCCCATTCCTCTGGATGCATACATCATCCACCTTGCCGACAGGATAGACATATCCATCACGAACAAGCACCAGATTCTCACCGAGATGAAGCGCATCATCAAAACCATTACGGAATTATCCGGCACCCTGTTCTGCCCCAAGGTGGTGCGGGCATTTGAAGATGCCTCTGCGCGGGATGCCTTCTGGCTGCACGGTGTGCACAGTGAATACAGCACTGTCGGCCTGCAGGACACGGGCGAGATGCTTTCTACGCCGCAACTGCTGGAACTTGTGGACATCCTCACGCTTGCCATAGACTACAAGTCGCGCTTCACATCCACCCATTCCTCCGGCGTTGCCGCCTCTGCCGTTGAGCTGGGCAAGCTTGCCGGCTTCAAGGACACCTTGCACCTGCAACTTGCCGGACAACTGCACGACCTTGGCAAGCTGATTGTACCCAACGAAATTCTCGAAAAGAACGGGCCGCTTACCGATGAGGAACGGGCCGTTATCGAAACCCACCCATTCTACACCTTTTCCATGCTGAATCAGGCGAAGGGGTTGCGGGACATAGCCCGCACGGCCTCTTTCCATCAGGACAAGCTCAACGGACGAGGCTACCCTTTCCGTCCTGTACCGGAAGAATATGACATTCCCGCCCGCATACTGGCCATAAGCGACATATTCACGGCACTGACGGAAGATCGTCCCTACCGTGCAGGGCTGGATGAATCCAGCGTGCTGGGCATAATGCGCAAAATGACGGATGAGCTGCATCTGGACCCGGCCATATTTGCACTGGTGGAGAGCAACTACAATCACCTGAACGCCGTTAGGCACGCCGCGCAGATTGAAGCTGGAAACCGCTATGAAGAGTTCTGGCGAGAAACAGCCGCCATCATGGAACACATTCACCCCGTCCACCGGCCCCCCGACAACTGA